In the genome of Elusimicrobiota bacterium, the window GAAAGAAGAGGTGTTGTTGAACGTTATAGGGTTTGTGGATATAATGGAACATGCAATTGCAGGTAGTAAAAATGCTAAGTCAGTTAATGCTGTTATTGATGGGATAGAACTTGTACATAAAGAATTATTATCGATGCTTAAACGCAACAACGTGGATGTTGTTGAAACTGATTGTGTTAAGTTTGATCCTGTATGCCACGAGGCAGTGGAACAGGTTAAGGATAATACTGTCGAAGAAAACACAGTAGTTGGTGAATTTCAAAAAGGTTATAAAATCAACGGTAGGGTCATTAGGGCTGCAAAAGTTAAAGTTTCAAAAAAGGAAGAGAATACTGAACCAAAAAGTGATAAAAACGGGGAGAAAGAATAAAATCTATATTCATTATTCGTCATCTAAGTAACTGAGCCTTGATATGAATTCAAAAAAGAATTTAATAAAATTGTTTTAGGTTGATAGGAGGAAAAGGAAAAGTATGGGTAAATTTATTGGAATAGATCTTGGGACGTCAAATTCTGCGGCTGCGGTGCTTGAAGGTGGAAAACCGACGATAGTGCCCGCAGCAGAAGGTATTACGTTAGGAGGGAAAGCGTTTCCGTCATACGTAGCAATCACAAAAGAAGGGCAGTTGATTATCGGAGAACCTGCACGTCGGCAGGCGGTAACAAATCCTGAAGGAACCTTTACTGCGTTTAAACGTAAGATGGGTACTGATTTCAAGTATAGTATATGGGGTAAGGAGTATACGCCGCAACAGTTATCCGCGTTTTTATTACAAAAAATTAAAACTGATGCAGAAGCGTTTTTGTCTGATAAGGTTGAAAAGGTTGTAATAACGGTTCCCGCATATTTTAATGATAACCAGCGGCAGGCTACCAAAGATGCTGGCGCGATTGCCGGGCTGGATGTCACCAGGATTATTAACGAACCAACAGCCGCGTGCTTGGCATACGGAGTTGAACGAGCAGGGCATGAAGAAAAAATTATGGTGTTCGATCTCGGCGGAGGGACATTAGACGTTACCATTATGAACTTCTGGAAAGAAGGCGGGTTCAATGTAATGTCAACTTCAGGCGATACTCAACTGGGCGGAACTGATATGGATACCGCATTGATTAATTATATTGCAGATACTTTTAAAAAAGAGAATGGTATTGATCTTCGTAACGACAAGATGGCAATGCAGAGGTTGAAGGAAGCTGCAGAAAAAGCTAAGATTGAGTTATCCAACGTGTTTGAGACAGATCTTAACCTGCCTTTTATAACAGCAGATGCGTCCGGGCCAAAACATTTAACTCTAAAACTTTCCCGTGCGACCTTAGAAAATATTGTACAGTCAATTGTTGACCGTTGCCGTCAGCCGTTGGATCAGGCAGTGGCAGATGCTAAACTAAAAATTAATGATGTAACAAAAATAATCCTTGTCGGCGGGCCGACACGGATGCCGATTATACAGAAATTTGTTGAGGATTATGTTGGTCATAAAGTTGAACGCGGGGTTGATCCTATGGAATGCGTGGCGTTAGGCGCGTCATTACAGGCAGGTATCATCCGCGGGGAAGTTAAGGATATAGTATTGCTCGACGTAACACCGTTATCACTTGGGCTGGAAACGCTAGGAGGCGTGTTCACTAAACTTATAGATCGTAATACTACAATCCCGGCTAAGAAAGCTGAAGTATTTACTACTGCGCAGGATAATCAGCCGTCGGTTGAGGTGCATGTACTGCAAGGCGAACGCCCGATGGCAAAAGATAATGTAAGTCTCGGAAAGTTTCATCTGGATGGTATTCCTCCTGCGCCGCGAAGCACTCCTCAGATTGAAGTGGCATTTGATATAGATGAAAACGGTATACTAAGTGTATCAGCAAAGGATCTCGGGACTGGTAAGCAGCAGTCTATACGTATAACGTCACCGCAGAAGTTGTCAAAAGAAGAGATCGAGAATATGGTAAAACAGTCTGAAAAATTCGCGGATGAGGATAAAAAGCGTAAAGAAGAAGTTGAAGTCCGTAATGAACTCGACAGTTTGGTGTATAATGTAGAAAAGTCGTTAAAAGATCATGGGGATAAAATATCCGGTGATGAAAAACTTAATCTTGAACGCACGATTAATGATGCAAAAGAAGCGTTGAAGACCGGGGATATTGATAAGATTAAGAAAGTGAAGGAAGAGTTAACTGCCGCATCGCATAAACTTGCGGAAGCTATTTACAAAGAAGCAAATGAAGCACGGCAGAAAAAACAGCAGGAAGGGCAACAG includes:
- a CDS encoding nucleotide exchange factor GrpE yields the protein KEEVLLNVIGFVDIMEHAIAGSKNAKSVNAVIDGIELVHKELLSMLKRNNVDVVETDCVKFDPVCHEAVEQVKDNTVEENTVVGEFQKGYKINGRVIRAAKVKVSKKEENTEPKSDKNGEKE
- the dnaK gene encoding molecular chaperone DnaK, with product MGKFIGIDLGTSNSAAAVLEGGKPTIVPAAEGITLGGKAFPSYVAITKEGQLIIGEPARRQAVTNPEGTFTAFKRKMGTDFKYSIWGKEYTPQQLSAFLLQKIKTDAEAFLSDKVEKVVITVPAYFNDNQRQATKDAGAIAGLDVTRIINEPTAACLAYGVERAGHEEKIMVFDLGGGTLDVTIMNFWKEGGFNVMSTSGDTQLGGTDMDTALINYIADTFKKENGIDLRNDKMAMQRLKEAAEKAKIELSNVFETDLNLPFITADASGPKHLTLKLSRATLENIVQSIVDRCRQPLDQAVADAKLKINDVTKIILVGGPTRMPIIQKFVEDYVGHKVERGVDPMECVALGASLQAGIIRGEVKDIVLLDVTPLSLGLETLGGVFTKLIDRNTTIPAKKAEVFTTAQDNQPSVEVHVLQGERPMAKDNVSLGKFHLDGIPPAPRSTPQIEVAFDIDENGILSVSAKDLGTGKQQSIRITSPQKLSKEEIENMVKQSEKFADEDKKRKEEVEVRNELDSLVYNVEKSLKDHGDKISGDEKLNLERTINDAKEALKTGDIDKIKKVKEELTAASHKLAEAIYKEANEARQKKQQEGQQQQPGSGSGASTNNASAGGGEQPGSGNSEGNKPNDGEVVDGEVVDGK